The Chryseobacterium aureum genome contains a region encoding:
- a CDS encoding T9SS-dependent choice-of-anchor J family protein — translation MKLKLLLGALVCTAFTANAQVADINENFNNFTVGNTTFPQFGWSAIVAPITGEFPPVPPRMIVAGDSNRFIQSYAGNNATGTSYLISPQIETPAGNKTLTFDTTLVSPSPGPGSIQIGVASNPADMSTFVPVGNPVNVTTIGTVQNISVNIPASTGSYLVFKFTPTATHVAIQVDNVVYSTTASLGVSDSHQSTENFRFALNSDQSALEFMVKKDPKNIQIYSAAGQKAAEGKLNGQRFDISTLQTGVYYMNVETAEGKLIQSKFIKK, via the coding sequence ATGAAATTAAAATTACTTTTAGGGGCTCTTGTGTGTACGGCTTTCACCGCCAATGCTCAGGTAGCTGACATCAATGAAAATTTTAATAATTTCACAGTGGGAAATACTACTTTCCCTCAATTCGGATGGTCTGCCATAGTAGCTCCGATAACGGGAGAATTCCCTCCAGTGCCGCCAAGAATGATTGTTGCAGGAGATTCTAACAGATTTATACAGTCATATGCCGGAAACAATGCTACAGGAACCTCTTATCTGATCTCCCCGCAAATAGAAACCCCTGCAGGAAATAAAACCTTGACTTTTGATACAACGCTGGTTTCTCCTTCACCTGGTCCCGGAAGCATCCAGATCGGTGTAGCATCCAATCCCGCGGATATGTCAACATTTGTACCTGTCGGAAATCCTGTTAATGTAACAACTATTGGTACGGTTCAGAATATCAGTGTGAACATTCCGGCTTCTACAGGATCATATCTTGTGTTCAAATTTACACCAACTGCTACGCACGTGGCGATTCAGGTAGATAATGTAGTGTACAGCACCACTGCTTCCCTGGGCGTTTCAGACAGCCATCAATCAACGGAAAATTTCAGATTTGCTTTAAATTCTGATCAGTCTGCATTAGAATTTATGGTGAAAAAAGATCCTAAAAACATCCAGATCTATTCTGCAGCAGGACAAAAAGCAGCGGAAGGAAAACTGAATGGCCAGAGATTTGACATCAGCACCCTTCAGACAGGCGTATATTACATGAATGTAGAAACTGCGGAAGGAAAACTTATCCAGTCAAAGTTCATCAAAAAATAA
- a CDS encoding TonB-dependent receptor plug domain-containing protein, whose amino-acid sequence MKKKVLSVLSLSMAVWINAQEKDSLNQKKIEEVVITGQYMQQSINKSIYKVDVIDAAQIKNMAATNVAEVLNQSLNIQITPDTRSGNSTANIMGLNGDYVKILIDNIPVVGDTGLGSNIDLTKITLSNIERIEIVKGSMGVEYGNGAVAGVINIITKKTNSKKISVRGSLQEETVRDQYDLKKRGNGRHIQNLNVDYNISNEWFAGINFNHNQFMGYAGESRGYKYFGQDNQRGYDWNPKDQYDASALVRYTKNKTTFFYKLSYLNEKFNFYNPEVSRNPLNDGLGGVAYESRDREYNTDRWIHQFNIQTNLGHIRYMGDFSYQNQDRKYFDYNYDIPNRTVKSRQEERSYYKTDVIYSRGMFSNFLDSKVFDFQLGYELDYTNGYAALIAGDFFGEAVKRKIFTYSNFLSAEWNVSDKFSLRPGVRLSLSENFNNQYNYSLSARYKTSENSNLRAVAGSANRFPKYDELYTYFVNLNHDVQGNPDLNPEKGFSAGLFWNQNFAVDNGWKIAYGLDALYLDVRDRIEMVMVKEPSTYKYMNLDTYKNLLFSANVDFKKDQFALSLRGSVNGTSVSMNDLKSSSPTDFQYMVQAGASATYRLKSTDTNFALYYKFTGPDRIYVSDGAGSFRLGKVDSFHMMDFIVSQPFWNRHFEISAGVKNIFDVTRLNSTATAGTAHNAANGFVNLYYGRSYFARLMFQF is encoded by the coding sequence ATGAAGAAGAAAGTGCTGTCCGTTCTATCATTATCCATGGCTGTATGGATCAATGCACAGGAAAAGGATTCTCTTAATCAAAAGAAAATTGAAGAAGTTGTTATCACAGGACAGTATATGCAGCAGTCCATCAACAAATCTATCTATAAGGTTGACGTTATTGATGCAGCGCAGATTAAAAATATGGCCGCTACGAATGTTGCCGAAGTTTTAAATCAAAGTCTTAATATACAGATTACACCAGATACCCGTTCCGGGAACTCTACAGCCAATATCATGGGATTAAACGGGGATTATGTGAAAATCCTTATCGATAATATCCCGGTGGTAGGAGATACAGGACTGGGAAGCAATATTGACCTTACTAAAATTACTTTAAGCAATATAGAAAGAATTGAAATTGTAAAAGGAAGCATGGGGGTTGAGTACGGAAATGGTGCCGTAGCCGGGGTAATTAATATTATCACCAAGAAAACCAATTCAAAAAAGATCAGTGTAAGAGGTTCATTGCAGGAAGAAACGGTAAGAGACCAGTATGATCTTAAGAAAAGAGGGAACGGAAGACATATTCAAAACCTGAATGTAGACTATAATATCAGCAATGAATGGTTTGCAGGTATCAATTTCAATCATAACCAGTTTATGGGATACGCAGGAGAAAGCAGAGGTTACAAATATTTCGGACAGGATAACCAAAGAGGGTACGACTGGAACCCGAAAGATCAGTACGATGCCTCTGCATTAGTAAGATATACAAAAAATAAAACCACATTCTTTTATAAACTGTCTTATCTGAATGAAAAATTTAACTTCTATAATCCGGAAGTAAGCAGAAATCCCCTTAACGACGGATTGGGAGGCGTAGCTTATGAAAGCAGAGACAGAGAATATAATACAGACCGCTGGATTCACCAATTTAATATTCAGACCAATCTGGGACACATCCGCTACATGGGAGATTTCTCCTATCAGAACCAGGACAGGAAATATTTCGATTACAACTACGATATCCCGAACAGAACTGTAAAAAGCAGACAGGAAGAACGGTCTTATTATAAAACGGATGTGATCTATTCCAGAGGGATGTTCAGTAATTTCCTCGATAGTAAAGTATTTGATTTTCAGTTAGGATATGAATTGGATTATACCAACGGATACGCCGCACTTATAGCTGGGGATTTCTTTGGGGAAGCGGTAAAAAGAAAAATATTTACCTATTCCAATTTCCTTTCTGCTGAGTGGAATGTTTCAGACAAATTCTCTTTGAGACCGGGCGTGAGGCTTTCTTTAAGCGAGAACTTTAATAATCAGTACAACTACTCTTTATCAGCCAGATATAAAACTTCTGAGAATTCAAACCTGAGAGCAGTAGCAGGATCGGCAAATCGTTTTCCCAAATATGATGAACTGTATACCTATTTTGTGAATCTTAACCATGATGTGCAGGGAAATCCTGATTTAAATCCTGAAAAAGGATTTTCCGCAGGCCTTTTCTGGAACCAGAACTTTGCTGTGGATAACGGCTGGAAAATCGCATATGGTTTAGATGCATTATACCTGGATGTACGTGACAGGATTGAAATGGTTATGGTAAAAGAGCCTTCCACCTATAAATACATGAATCTTGACACCTATAAAAATCTGTTGTTCTCTGCCAATGTGGATTTCAAAAAAGATCAGTTTGCCCTGTCTTTAAGAGGATCCGTAAACGGTACCTCCGTATCTATGAATGATTTGAAGTCTTCTTCTCCTACAGACTTTCAGTATATGGTTCAGGCAGGAGCTTCAGCAACTTACAGGCTGAAAAGTACCGATACCAACTTTGCCCTTTATTATAAATTCACCGGTCCGGACAGGATATATGTGTCCGACGGTGCAGGCAGTTTCCGTTTAGGAAAAGTAGACAGCTTTCATATGATGGATTTCATTGTAAGCCAGCCTTTCTGGAACAGGCATTTTGAAATTTCCGCCGGGGTGAAAAATATATTTGATGTAACAAGATTAAACTCTACTGCAACTGCCGGGACGGCTCATAACGCAGCGAATGGTTTTGTTAATTTATACTATGGCAGAAGCTATTTTGCCAGATTGATGTTTCAATTTTAA
- a CDS encoding HmuY family protein, which translates to MMKYLKIFSVLSVMMAAQSCLSADEDPVPVPPMTGSEVNVQVGGPTEPNQVWIDLSNYTNPAINKRTDWDLGFYTGDEYRVIMNGSIAMTVIKIPDAADISKVKEADIASLKDIAQVGTFDAANMKYVDNPNGDFLTQTTGIDAVKENDADNPVYLINLGREIPSSNNIGAGSVSLSGDPRGWKKIQILRAQNGYKIRYADVNATGTDIKEYIITKDTEYNFSFFSMKTGTPVKIQPKKKNWDLAFTTFTNEVFMGPSASAGSYFYADFVTTNTLNGVGAYQVTVTGSLDTAYNSFKLKDVEPAKFVFNDQRAIGDKWRTTTGTAANPVPFVYADRFFVLKDAEGFYFKLRFNTMKNTQGDRGYTNFEFEPL; encoded by the coding sequence ATGATGAAGTATTTAAAAATATTTTCTGTTCTTTCTGTTATGATGGCCGCACAGTCTTGTCTTTCTGCAGACGAGGATCCGGTTCCGGTTCCTCCTATGACAGGGTCTGAAGTCAATGTTCAGGTAGGAGGTCCCACAGAGCCCAACCAGGTGTGGATTGATCTGAGCAATTATACCAATCCGGCCATTAATAAAAGAACAGATTGGGATCTTGGCTTTTATACCGGAGATGAATACAGGGTGATTATGAACGGGTCTATAGCGATGACCGTTATTAAAATTCCTGATGCTGCCGATATCAGCAAAGTAAAAGAGGCTGATATTGCCAGTTTGAAAGATATTGCCCAGGTGGGAACATTTGATGCTGCGAACATGAAATATGTTGACAATCCGAACGGAGATTTTCTCACTCAGACTACAGGAATTGATGCTGTGAAAGAAAATGATGCGGATAATCCTGTCTATCTGATCAATCTTGGAAGAGAAATTCCCTCCTCAAACAATATCGGAGCAGGGTCAGTATCCTTATCCGGTGATCCGAGAGGTTGGAAAAAAATTCAGATCCTGAGAGCTCAGAACGGATACAAAATCCGGTATGCCGATGTGAATGCAACAGGAACAGATATTAAAGAATACATTATTACCAAAGATACGGAATACAACTTCTCATTCTTCAGCATGAAAACAGGAACGCCTGTAAAAATTCAGCCGAAGAAAAAAAACTGGGATCTGGCGTTCACCACATTTACCAATGAAGTGTTTATGGGGCCTTCAGCCAGTGCAGGAAGCTATTTCTATGCAGATTTTGTTACGACAAATACCCTTAATGGCGTAGGAGCTTATCAGGTAACGGTTACAGGAAGTCTTGATACCGCTTACAATTCATTTAAACTGAAAGATGTAGAGCCTGCCAAATTTGTTTTCAATGACCAGAGAGCCATTGGAGATAAATGGAGAACTACTACAGGTACAGCCGCCAATCCGGTGCCGTTTGTGTATGCAGACCGTTTCTTTGTGCTGAAAGATGCTGAAGGGTTCTACTTTAAGCTGAGATTCAATACCATGAAGAATACACAGGGAGACCGTGGATACACCAATTTTGAATTCGAACCTTTATAA
- a CDS encoding heme/hemin ABC transporter substrate-binding protein — translation MKKFILAASVLVAVYSCKKAEGTAKENTTEATSEAPKSNNKIVTLNGGITEIVAALGHEKEIVATDVTSTYPASLKATAKDLGHMRSMTIEPIMAVNPTLILASDKDINPELMGKIKSSGIKTEVFKQEYTVDGTKKLIEQVAKAIGNTDYQKLNDKIDADLKQVQPIAKKPKVLFIYARGNMLMVSGKNTPMASLITLAGGENAVTDFEDFKPLTPEAVVKANPDVLFFFETGLQGAGGNEGALKMPGVSQTNAGKNKKIIAMDGGLVSGFGPRLGEAAVGLNKLLIESTK, via the coding sequence ATGAAAAAATTCATCCTTGCAGCTTCTGTACTTGTAGCAGTATATTCCTGCAAAAAAGCAGAGGGAACAGCAAAAGAAAATACTACAGAAGCCACTTCTGAAGCACCAAAATCCAATAATAAAATAGTAACATTAAACGGCGGAATTACTGAAATTGTAGCTGCGCTGGGCCACGAAAAAGAAATCGTAGCAACAGATGTTACCAGTACCTATCCTGCCTCTTTAAAAGCTACGGCTAAAGATCTGGGTCACATGAGATCCATGACTATTGAACCGATCATGGCTGTAAATCCAACCTTGATTCTTGCATCTGATAAAGATATCAACCCTGAATTAATGGGAAAAATCAAATCTTCAGGAATTAAAACGGAAGTTTTCAAACAGGAGTACACCGTTGACGGAACCAAAAAACTGATCGAACAGGTTGCAAAAGCGATCGGAAATACAGATTATCAAAAACTTAATGATAAAATTGACGCTGATCTGAAACAGGTACAGCCCATTGCTAAAAAACCAAAAGTACTGTTTATCTATGCCAGGGGAAACATGCTGATGGTAAGCGGTAAAAATACCCCAATGGCTTCGTTAATTACCCTTGCAGGAGGAGAAAATGCAGTCACGGATTTTGAAGATTTCAAACCGTTGACACCGGAAGCAGTGGTAAAGGCTAATCCTGATGTACTATTCTTCTTCGAAACGGGTCTTCAGGGAGCAGGAGGAAACGAAGGAGCCCTTAAAATGCCGGGAGTATCTCAGACCAATGCCGGTAAAAACAAAAAGATTATCGCAATGGACGGAGGTTTAGTATCAGGTTTCGGACCAAGACTAGGAGAAGCAGCAGTAGGATTAAACAAACTTTTAATTGAAAGCACAAAGTAA
- a CDS encoding FecCD family ABC transporter permease, giving the protein MKAQSKLYFYLITSAVLLVIIAVLSLQTGVYDFGEKSPFMALWQLIKGDSGLSLSDKYVIWDVRAARIIMAILIGSMLAVSGTSLQGLFKNPLATGDLIGLTSGATLLAAIAIVLGGHFKEYLPEAVQFSLVGIAAFIGSFLSMMLVYRISTSGGKTNVVMMLLTGVAITAIGFSITGFLIYISKDEQLRDLTFWNLGSLAAATWTKNIILAVVMIIAYIVLLPKGKALNAMMLGEKDAHHLGINVERLKKEIIIIVALMVGSCVAFSGTIGFVGLIVPYILRLLFKSNYAFILPLSAVCGSILLLTADTFSRSIVAPSELPIGILTALMGGPIFIAILVKFKKSL; this is encoded by the coding sequence TTGAAAGCACAAAGTAAACTTTACTTTTATCTTATTACAAGTGCAGTACTGCTTGTCATTATAGCAGTACTGTCACTTCAGACAGGAGTCTATGATTTCGGTGAAAAATCTCCGTTCATGGCACTGTGGCAATTGATAAAAGGAGATTCAGGCTTATCACTCAGTGATAAATATGTGATCTGGGACGTAAGAGCAGCCAGAATCATCATGGCCATCTTAATAGGAAGTATGCTCGCTGTTTCAGGGACAAGCCTTCAGGGGCTTTTTAAGAATCCGCTGGCAACAGGAGATTTAATAGGACTTACATCAGGAGCAACGCTGCTGGCAGCCATTGCAATTGTTTTAGGAGGACATTTTAAAGAATATCTTCCTGAAGCGGTACAGTTTTCACTGGTAGGAATAGCGGCTTTTATCGGTTCTTTTTTATCCATGATGCTGGTATACAGAATTTCAACAAGCGGAGGGAAAACAAATGTAGTCATGATGCTGCTTACCGGAGTTGCCATAACGGCCATTGGCTTTTCAATAACCGGATTTCTGATCTATATCTCAAAAGACGAGCAGCTCAGAGATCTTACTTTCTGGAATTTGGGAAGTCTGGCAGCAGCCACATGGACAAAGAATATCATTCTGGCTGTCGTCATGATCATCGCTTATATTGTTTTACTTCCTAAAGGAAAAGCTTTGAATGCAATGATGCTGGGAGAAAAAGATGCACACCATCTGGGAATCAATGTGGAAAGACTGAAAAAGGAGATCATCATCATCGTAGCATTAATGGTAGGAAGCTGTGTGGCATTCTCAGGAACCATTGGATTTGTAGGACTTATTGTACCTTATATTCTAAGACTTTTGTTCAAATCCAATTATGCTTTTATTTTACCCCTGTCAGCGGTTTGCGGAAGTATTTTGTTACTGACGGCAGATACCTTCAGCAGAAGTATTGTAGCCCCTTCAGAACTGCCCATTGGCATTTTAACAGCCTTAATGGGAGGCCCTATTTTTATCGCTATTTTGGTTAAATTTAAAAAATCACTGTAA
- a CDS encoding heme ABC transporter ATP-binding protein, with protein MIKAHQINYKHKEFRILDGVDVSLEYGEFLAIVGPNGAGKSSLLSVLADEVKSGPNKVLFKNKPIREWNIQELSKHKAKFSQHNSNDIPLEVKDVIMMGRYPYFDAQPGKEDLEAMNNMMYETDIFHLKEREYNTLSGGEKQRVHLSRVMAQLENNIAHKLVFLDEPLNNLDIKHQYKALEIIKNFTKKANSAIVVLHDLNLAAQFADKILLMKSGQVSAYGTPQEVFTAEKISNAYNFPCTICGHPITNNPMIIFG; from the coding sequence ATGATCAAGGCACACCAGATTAATTATAAACATAAAGAATTCCGGATTCTGGACGGGGTAGATGTCTCTCTGGAATATGGTGAATTTCTGGCCATTGTAGGACCCAACGGAGCAGGGAAGTCAAGCCTTCTCAGCGTATTGGCAGATGAAGTGAAGTCCGGCCCTAACAAAGTCTTGTTTAAAAATAAACCGATCAGAGAATGGAATATACAAGAACTTTCAAAGCACAAAGCAAAGTTCTCACAGCATAACAGCAACGATATTCCGCTTGAGGTAAAAGATGTGATCATGATGGGAAGGTATCCGTATTTCGATGCCCAGCCCGGAAAAGAAGATCTGGAAGCCATGAATAATATGATGTACGAAACCGATATTTTTCACCTGAAAGAAAGAGAATACAACACCCTTTCAGGAGGAGAAAAACAGCGTGTACATCTTTCAAGAGTCATGGCACAGCTTGAAAATAATATTGCCCACAAACTGGTTTTTCTGGACGAGCCTTTGAATAATTTAGATATAAAACATCAGTATAAAGCACTGGAAATCATTAAAAATTTCACGAAAAAAGCCAACAGTGCCATTGTTGTTTTGCATGATCTGAACCTTGCTGCACAATTTGCAGATAAGATTTTATTAATGAAATCAGGACAGGTTTCCGCCTATGGAACCCCACAGGAAGTTTTTACGGCAGAAAAAATAAGCAATGCCTATAATTTTCCATGTACCATTTGCGGACACCCTATAACCAATAACCCAATGATCATTTTTGGATAA
- a CDS encoding class I SAM-dependent methyltransferase, with product MEKDELKILAQNLANPQGEKGIEIGEMMNATNISMTLESIKTLVIDDGQQILEIGHGNAAHLKSIMSLAKNLRYTGIDISETMHNEAKRLNKEFESEADFVLYEGKKLPFRDRSFDKIFTVNTVYFWENPVEFLNEIYRVLKDDGTFVLTFGQREFMEKLPFTEYDFTLYSNSEMEELISKSRFKRMKTSEKEEEIKSKTGNETIRRIYTILTIKK from the coding sequence ATGGAAAAAGACGAACTCAAAATCCTCGCACAGAATCTTGCCAATCCTCAGGGTGAAAAAGGCATCGAGATTGGTGAAATGATGAATGCTACTAACATCAGCATGACGTTAGAAAGTATCAAAACATTGGTGATAGATGACGGCCAGCAGATCCTTGAAATAGGACACGGTAACGCCGCTCATCTGAAAAGCATAATGAGTCTTGCCAAAAATCTCAGATATACAGGAATTGATATCTCTGAAACCATGCACAATGAAGCGAAAAGGCTCAATAAAGAATTTGAAAGCGAGGCAGATTTTGTTCTGTATGAAGGTAAAAAGCTCCCTTTTCGGGATAGATCTTTTGATAAAATATTTACAGTAAACACAGTCTATTTCTGGGAAAATCCGGTAGAATTTCTAAACGAGATTTACAGGGTTTTGAAAGATGATGGAACGTTCGTCCTTACGTTCGGACAAAGAGAATTTATGGAAAAACTGCCGTTTACAGAATATGATTTCACCTTGTACAGCAACAGTGAAATGGAAGAACTCATCTCTAAAAGCCGCTTTAAAAGAATGAAAACTTCTGAAAAAGAAGAAGAAATAAAAAGTAAAACAGGAAACGAAACAATACGAAGAATTTATACAATTTTAACCATAAAAAAGTAA